Part of the Kitasatospora sp. NBC_00374 genome is shown below.
CCGAAGCCCTCAGCGAGTGGGACTGATCACAAGACCGGGCCAGAGCGGTCCCACACATGTCCCACACGCGCTGGTCAGGAGCGGTACACAGGTGAGACAAACCGGCACATAGGGCTAATTTTGACCCTCATGGAGCAAGGCCACTTGCAGCGCAAAAAGACCGGCCCTGAACTGCGTTTCCGCAGTTCAGGGCCGGTCTTGCTATCCGGTGGCTGGTGCAGGGTTCGAACCTGCGTAGCTTGCGCGACAGATTTACAGTCTGCTCCCTTTGGCCGCTCGGGCAACCAGCCAGGGATGGTGTCTTGCGGGGCACGCCCCGTTCGACGTCGTAAACGATACCTGATGGACGGGGGTGGTTCGCCACTCGATTGGTCACGTGATGATCAAGGGCGGGTCGCGGCTGTCTGCCGCGGGCCGGGGGCAGGGCTGGATAGGCTGGGGTGGCGGCTGCCCGGGCGGGTGGCCCCAGACCGTGAAGCCAGTACCGCAAGGAGACCAACACCCATGGCCGACTCCAGTTTCGACATCGTCTCGAAGGTCGAGTGGCAGGAGGTCGACAACGCGATCAACCAGACCTCCCGCGAGATCTCCACCCGCTTCGACTTCAAGAACGTCGGCGCCGAGATCAAGCGGTCGGGCGAGAAGATCGAGATGAAGGCCAACGGCGAGGAGCGCGTGAAGGCGATCCTGGACGTGCTGAAGGACAAGTTCATCAAGCGCGGTCTGTCGCTGAAGGCGATGGACGCGGGCGACCCGCAGCTGTCCGGCAAGGAGTACAAGATCTCCGTGGACATCAAGGAAGGCATCACGCAGGACGATGCCAAGAAGGTCGCGAAGATCATCCGTGACGAGGGCCCCAAGGGCGTCAAGGCCCAGGTCCAGGGCGACGAGCTGCGGGTCAGCTCCAAGTCCCGGGACGACCTGCAGTCCATCCAGGCTCTGCTCAAGGGCAAGGACCTGGAGTTCGCGATCCAGTTCGTGAACTACCGCTGACACGCGGACCCGACCTGCCGGAGCATCAGCCCTCCGGCCCGGAAGGGCGCATCGCGGGGCACCGGCCCGAAGCCCGCTTCGGTCGCCGCCCGCGGTGCGCCCTTCTCCGTTCCGGCCTGCGCCGGCCTGCGGCCCGGTGGTCACCGGGCGGTGTCGGCGGTGGCCTGTTCCAGCGCGTGGGCCTGGTTCAGCCAGTCGGTGACGAGGTCTGCGTCGATGTCCGCCGGGTCGCGGAGCTTCAGCCCGGCCATCTGCCGGGCGCCGTGCTCCAACCGGCCGGACGGGTCGGAGAGCTCCTGGCCGCGCCAGAAGCCGAAGGCGACGTGGTTGGCGTACGCCTTGAGGTAGCAGACGGGGTTCTTGCCCGGCGCCGCGCCCAGGCTCCACACGGGGTGGCCGTGCCACAGCGCGCCGGCGCCCGGGAGGGCGGAGTCGATCAGCGGCAGGAGGCTGTCCGTGATCCGGCGCTGGGCGGCGGGCAGGGCGGTGAGGTACTCGTCGAGGGTGGCGAACTTGGCCATGGTGGGGGCGTCCTTGTCCTGAACGGGATGGCTGCGGGTGGCGGAACGGAAGGGCTGGGCTGGGGGCCTCTCGTGCCCGGGCATTACCGGCTGCGGCGGCGGTACCGGGCGGCGACCACGGAGATCCAGAGCATCGCGGCGATCGCGCCCACGGCGAGCGTCAGCGAACCGCCCCGGCCGCCGCTCATCGCCCAGCCGTTGCCGAGCAGCAGGGCGCTGCCGGCCACCCGGGAGGCGACCGCGTTCCGCCGTTGCCCGGACCGGGCGAAGTGCCGCCCCAGGACGTAGCAGGCGGCGATCAGGGCGGCGAACGCGATCGAGCCGGCCGCGAAGTGGCCGTAGCTGTGCCAACTGAGCGCCGCGGGCATCCCGTCCGGCGTACCGAGCGGGAATCCGTCGGCCGGGTCCATCACGAACGTGCCTGCGGCGATCATGCCGAGGCCGTTGATCCGGACCAGCCGTGGCACCCAGGTGCCGCCGGGGGTACCGCGCATCACCCGGCGCAGGCCGCTCGCACCAACGGTGGTGAGCAGTCCGGCGAGCAGGAAGTTGCTGATCTGGATCCAGCCGAGCGAGCCGTTGGCGAGTGCGCTCAGCGGATGGCGGGTCAGGTCGAAGCCGTCCCGGGTGGCGGCCTGGATCAGGGCGACGGTCGCCCACAGGGGTGCCGCGACGGAGGCGCAGCCGAGCAGCGCGCGTGTGGTGATCGTGGCGGAGGCTGCGGCGGGGAACTGGGCGGTGGTCATGGTGACGGGTGTCCTTCGCGGGTTCGTCGGTTCGGCGATTCGGCGGTCTGCCGGGTCGTCGGTTTCGGTTCTCGCTGACACGTCGAGCGGGAGATGTGGCAGGGAATGCCTCTGTTCCCTGCCACAGAGTGCCGTTCGACGTACTGGCAGAAGCGCGGTACACCGCCGCACGAGAAGCGGGAAGAGAGAAGACAGAGACCATGCGCTACCTGATGACGACCAAGCCCTCCGACGTCGCCCCGGACGAGAACCTCTACGTCGAGATGGCCAGGTTCGTGGAGGAACTGACCGCGTCCGGCGTCCTGTTGGCGACCGGAGGCCTGGAGCCGGGGGGAATCCGGGTGACGTCCGCAGGCGACGAGATCACCGTGACGGACGGACCGTTCGCCGAGGCCAAGGAGGCGGTGGCCGGCTTCGCGCTGGTGGAGGTCCGTTCGAAGGAGGAGGCCGTCGAGCTGGCCCGCCGCTTCCGCCGGATCGTCGGCGACGGCGAGAGCGTGATCCAGCAGGTCTTCGGCCCCTGAGCCGCACGGCTCCGCCGCCGCCACCATCGGCACCCCACCACCCGCCCCGCCCCCGGCTTGCGAGCCGGCCGGGGCGGGTGCTGTGATCATGACCGTGCTGGATGCCCACCGCACGATCGACGCGGTCTGGAAACTCGAGGCGGCCAGGATCGTCGCGGCCCTCGTGCGGATGGTCCACGACGTCGGCCTCGCCGAGGAGCTGGCCCAGGACGCCCTGGTCGCCGCCCTCGAACAGTGGCCCGCCGAGGGCGTCCCCGCCAACCCCGGCGCCTGGCTGACCGCGATCGCCAAACGCCGCGCCGTCGACCACCTCCGGCGCTCGCAGCGCCTCGAACGCAAACAGCAGGAGATCGCCCACGGGCTGGACCGGGGGCAGGGCGGGCAGGAGCCGGAGCCCCAGCACGACGACGTCCTGCGACTGATGCTCCTGTCCTGCCATCCCGTGCTGCCGACCGAGGCGCGGGTCGCGCTGACGCTCCGGCTGCTCGGCGGGCTGACGGCCGAGGAGATCGGCCGGGCGTTCCTGGTCGGCACCGCGACCGTCACCCAGCGGATCGCCGCCGCCAAGCGAACGCTGGCCGAGCGTCGGGTGCCGTTCGAGCTGCCGGACGGGAAGGAGCTGGCCGAGCGGCTCTCCTCCGTGCTGGAGGTCCTCTATCTGATCTTCAACGAGGGGTACTCGGCGACCTCCGGCGACGACCTGATGCGGCCCGGCCTCTGCCACGAGGCCCTGCGCCTGGGCCGGCTGCTCGCCGAACTGGCACCGCAGGAGGCCGAGGTGCACGGGCTGGTGGCGCTGATGGAGATCCAGGCCTCGCGGTCGGCCGCGCGGACCGGGCCGGCCGGCGAACCCGTCCAGCTGCACGAACAGAACCGGGGCCGCTGGGACCAACTGCTCATCCGCCGCGGCTTCACCGCCATGCTGCGCGCCCGCCAGGCCGGCGGCACGCCCGGCCCGTACGTGCTGCAGGCGGCGATCGCCGTCTGCCACGCCCAGGCGCGCACCGCCGAGGACACCGACTGGGCGCAGATCGCGACCCTCTACCGGGCCCTCGCGCACCTGCTGCCGACACCGGTCGTCCGGCTGAACCGCGCGGTCGCGGTCGCCATGGCGGACGGTCCGCAGGCGGGGCTCGGCCTGATCGACGGTCTGCTCCACGACCCGGCGCTGCGCGACTACCACCTGCTCCCGAGCGTCCGGGGAGACCTGCTGGCCCGGCTGGGCCGCGCCGAGGAGGCCCGGGTGGAGTTCCTGCGGGCCGCCGCGCTCACCCGCAACGCCGCCGAGCGCGCCTTCCTGGAACGCCGGGCGGAGGAGCTCGCCGGCCCCGGACCGTCAGGTGTCACCCTCGGAGCGGCGGTCCGGGAGTTCCTCGCCCGCGACGATCTGGACTCCGCGACGGTCCGCTCGTACGGGCAGACGCTGCGGCGCCTGTGTCTGACCCTCGGCGACCTGGTGCCGTTGGCCTCGGTGAGCCCGGAGCAGGTGGCGCGGGTGTTCGCGACGGCGTGGGGGACGGCGGCGGCCAGGACCTGGAACCGGCACCGGGCGGCCGTCCGGTCGTTCGCCGCCTGGGCCGCCCTGGACGCCCCGGACGCCCTGGACGCCCTGGACGCCCTGGACGGCGGGAACGACGGGGGCGACGGGGGCGACGGGGGCGACGGGGGCGACGGGAGCGGTCTGGCCGACCTGAACGACCTGGCGGCGGGCATCGACCGGCGCGCCGAGACCCGGACCGGGCCGCCCGCCATGGCGGCGTCCCAGCTCGAAGCGCTCTGCGGGCGGAGCGACGTGGCGCTGCGCGAGCGGGTGCTGTGGCGGCTCCTGCACGAGTCGGCGGCCCCGGTGACGACCGTCCTGTCGCTGAACGTCGAGGATCTGGACCTGGACGACCGCCGGGCCCGCGCGGGCGGCGCCTGGGTGAACTGGCGCTCCGGGACGGCCCGTCTGCTGCCCGGACTGCTGGCCGGCCGCACCCGCGGCCCGGTCTTCCTCGCCGATCGGCGGCCCGGTCCGGCCCGACGTCCGGCGGAGGCCGACCTGTGCCCGGACACCGGCCGCAGCCGGCTGTCCTACGGGCGGGCCGAATACCTCTTCAAGCAGGCCACCAAGTCCCTGGACCCGGCGGGCCACGGCTACACCCTGCACCGGCTCAAACCGCGCGGCTGACCGCCAGGGGGCATCGCTGCCGCCGCTGCCGTGACCGCGCCCGCCCCGGCGCCGCTCAGCCGGCGATCCAGTCCTCCAGGTGCCGGTGCCGCCCCAGGCCAACGGTCTCGAACTCGTCCGCCCCGGCGCCGCCGCGGGCACCGAGCCGGCGCAGCGCCTGCGAGATCGGCGTGCCCTCGGCCGGGTCGGGGTCGTCCTCGCCGAGGTGCAGGGGCCCGAGGGTGAGCCGGCCGTCCACCCACACCGCCGCGCTCTGGCTGCCCTCGCCGCCGAAGTAGGCGGCCTCCAGATAGGCGATCGGAGCGGACTGGGACCACGCCTCCAGCCGTCGGGCGAGGCCGCCGGGGAAGTAGGCGAACCCTGTCTGCTGGGCGCCGGCGGGCTGGTGCAGGGCCGCGTGCAGCCGGTCCGTCATCGGGATCAGTGCCAGCCCCTGTTCCAGTCGCACGACCCGCGCGACCGGTACCTCCGCAGCCACCACGTTGAGCAGTTCGGCGGTTGCGGCCAGCGCGTTCAGTTCGTATGACATCTCATCATTCTGCGCATCAGGGGCGTCCGGGTCAGGAGATTAATCGAACTGGCTATCCACCGATCTGCGCCGGCGGCGCCACCCGGCCCGGCAGCCGCACGGCCCCGCGCCGGCGTGGCGAAGCGCACACGGCGGGCGGCCGGGTCCGGGCGGGCCCACGACGGGCCGCCCGCCGATGCGGCAGAGTGGGGCGGATGACGAGGACCGCACACCGCCCCACCCCCGAGGAACTGGCCGCCGCGCAGGACACCACCATCGCGGACGTGGCCGCGCCGGGGCTGCGGGTGCTGTTCTGCGGGATCAACCCCGGGCTCTGGTCCGGCGCGACCGGCCGGCACTTCGCCCGGCCGGGCAACCGGTTCTGGCCCGCCCTGTACCGGTCGGGCTTCACCCCCCGGCAGCTCGGGCCGGACGAGCAGCAGGAGCTGCCGGCCTTCGGCCTCGGCATCACCAACGTGGTGGCCCGGACCACCGCCAAGGCCGCCGAGCTGACGCCCGAGGAGTACCGGACCGGCGGCGCGGCGCTGGTCGAACGGGTCGAGCGGCTGAGGCCCCAGGTGCTGGCGGTGCTCGGCATCGGGGCGTACCGGGCCGCGTTCGGCCGCCCGAAGGCGACCGTCGGGCCGCAGCGGCACACCATCGGCGACACCCGGGTCTGGGTGCTGCCCAACCCGAGCGGACTCAACGCGCACTACACCCTGGACGGGATCGCCGCCGAGTTCCGGGCCCTGCGCGCGACGCTCTCCGAACCGGGCGACGCGTAGGCCCCGGAAGCACGGGGCCCGCCGGCCGGCCCGGCGGCCCGTCAGACGAGGCGGCCGCCGCCGTCCACGTGCAGCACGGTCCCGGTGACGTACGGACTGGCCATCGCGAACAGCACCGCCTGGACCAGGTCGTCCACGGTGCCGACCCGGCGGGCCGGGTTGCGCTCGGCGACGCCGCGCAGGAAGGCGTCCTTCTCCGCACCCAGGCCGTCCCAGCTGCCGGTGTCGACGATGCCCGGGGAGACGGCGTTCACCCGGACCGGCGCGATCTCCACGGCCAGCGCCTGCACCAGGAACGCCAGCGCGCCGTTGGTGGTCGCCATCACCGTCCGGCCGGGCGCCGGGCGCCAGGCCGCGACCCCGGAGAAGAAGGTGAACGAGCCGCCGTCGGCCGCCCGCCCGGCGAGGTGCTTGGCCAGCAGCAGCGGGCCGATCACCTTCGCGGCGAAGGCCCGCCGGACGGCCTCCGGGTCGAGCTCGGCCAGCGGGCCGTTGGCCGGCATCGCGGCGGTGGAGACCAGGTGGTCGAAGCCGCCGACCGCCGCGGCCAGCGCGGCGATCGACGCCTCGTCCGCGAGGTCCACCGGGACCACCTCGCCCCGGCCGGCCAGCTCCCCCGCGGTCCACTCCAGCTTCCGCGGGTCGGGGCCGGCCAGTACCAGGTCGGCGCCGGCCGCCGAGGCCGTCATGGCCAGTCGGCGGCCGGTGTGCGAACCGGCGCCGACCACCACGACCCGGCGGCCCTCCAGGGACGGCGGGGCCAGCGGTCGGGAGGGGGACGTGCTCATGGGAATCGACTCCTCGAAGGCGAGCGGATCGGTCACCCCGACCCTCCGCCCACCAGCACCCATGCGTCCAAGGCTTGTTTTCTCCCACTGCCATAACATCTGTGCATGGCCACCCTGCGACAGCTCGAATACCTGGTGACCGTGGTGGACACCGGCTCCTTCACCCGGGCGGCCGAGCAGCTGCACGTCACCCAGCCCGCCCTCTCGCACCAGATCCGCGCCCTCGAACGCAGCGTCGGCGGCCCCCTGCTGGAGCGCCTGCCACGCTCGATCCGGCTCACCCCCACCGGGCGGGCCGTCCTCCCGTACGCGCGCGCCGCCCTCTCCGACGCCGAACGGATGCACTCCGCCGCCGCGCGGGCCGCCGGCCTGGACGAGGGCGAACTCGAACTCGCCACCGTCTACTCGGTCAGCCTCGGCCCGCTGCCCGCGGTACTGCGCAGCTGGCGCGAGCGGCACCCCGGGGTGCGGATCCGGCTGCGCGAGTACCCGCACGCCGCCCGGCTGCAGGCCGCGATGGCGGCCGGCCGCGCCGACCTGGCCGTCGGCCCCGCCCCGGCGGGCTGGGAGGGCCCGGTCCGGGATCTGGGCGTCGAGGAGTTCGTGCTCGTGCTGCCGCCGGGCGAGCCGCCGGCCGGACCCGTGCCGTTCGCGGCGCTCGCCGACCGGGACTGGGTGCACTACGCGCCCGACAACGGGCTCGCCGAGGTCCTGGACCAGGCCTGCGCCCGGGCGGGGTTCCAGCCCCGGGTCGCCGTGCGGACCGAACAGACCGCCGCCGCACCGCTGCTCGCCGCGGCCGGCCTGGGGCCCGCGCTGGTTCCGGCCAACGTCCTCCCGCCGGGCTTCGACGGCCTGGTGGCGCGCCCCGACCCGCCCGTCCGGCGCACCCTCACCGCGTACACCCGCACCCGGCCGGACAGGCTGACCACGGCCTTCGCCGAACTGCTCGCCCAGGAGATCTGCGTGCTGCCCGCCCACCTCCGGCTCCCGGGCTGACCGCCGGCCCGCGGCGCCCCGACGCCCCGGAGTCCGTCAGCGCGTACGGCGGGCCCGGTCCAGGATCCGCAGCGGCGCCAGCAGCCCGTAGCCGACGTCCCGGCGCAGCGCCCGTACCCCGGCCCGCTCCACCGCCGTCAGCTGGTGCGCCATCAGGTCGGTCATCGTCCGGCCCACCCGCCGCAGGCCCGGATCGGCCAGCTCGACCACGTCGGCCGCGGCGTCGAGCGCGGCCCGGGCCCGGGCGCACTGGTCGGACAGCAGGGCCCGCACCGCGGCCCCGTCGCGGCCCCGCTCCAGTTCGGCCCGGGTCACGCCGTGCTCCGTGAGCCGTTCGAGCGGGATGCACAGGCGCCCCGCGGCCAGGTCCCCGGCCAGGTCGGCGAGGAAGTCCACCCGCTGCGCGGCGTCCACGAACCGGCGCCAGCCGGCGGCCTGAGCCGCGTCCGGTCCGCCCCGGTACTGGAGGCCGGTGAAGACCGTCACCCCCGGCCAGGCGTACGTGTCCAGATAGGTCTCGTAGTCCCGTTCGGTGCCGAATCCGGCGAACTGCGCCTCGGCGGTGGCCGCACCGGCCAGGAAGTCGGACACCCAGTGCGTCGGCAGCCCGCGGGCCCGCACGGCGTGCGCGTACGCCCGCAGGACGGGGTCACCGCTGTGCCCCGACTCCAGCGCCTCCTCGACCCTGACGGTCAACTCCCGCAGTCCGGTGACCCGTTGCTCCGGCGAACCGGTCTCGGCAACGTCGTCCACCAGGTTCATGAAGGCCAGGCCGCTCGCCAGGTACGGCACCAGCGGCGGGGCCGCCAGCAGCCTGAGCGCCAGGTACGGCGCCTGCTCGCGCCGCAGCACCCGCCGGGCGGCGGCCGTGTAGTCCGCCCGCCGCGCGCTCCCGG
Proteins encoded:
- a CDS encoding DUF1801 domain-containing protein encodes the protein MAKFATLDEYLTALPAAQRRITDSLLPLIDSALPGAGALWHGHPVWSLGAAPGKNPVCYLKAYANHVAFGFWRGQELSDPSGRLEHGARQMAGLKLRDPADIDADLVTDWLNQAHALEQATADTAR
- the mug gene encoding G/U mismatch-specific DNA glycosylase, which translates into the protein MTRTAHRPTPEELAAAQDTTIADVAAPGLRVLFCGINPGLWSGATGRHFARPGNRFWPALYRSGFTPRQLGPDEQQELPAFGLGITNVVARTTAKAAELTPEEYRTGGAALVERVERLRPQVLAVLGIGAYRAAFGRPKATVGPQRHTIGDTRVWVLPNPSGLNAHYTLDGIAAEFRALRATLSEPGDA
- a CDS encoding LysR substrate-binding domain-containing protein; its protein translation is MATLRQLEYLVTVVDTGSFTRAAEQLHVTQPALSHQIRALERSVGGPLLERLPRSIRLTPTGRAVLPYARAALSDAERMHSAAARAAGLDEGELELATVYSVSLGPLPAVLRSWRERHPGVRIRLREYPHAARLQAAMAAGRADLAVGPAPAGWEGPVRDLGVEEFVLVLPPGEPPAGPVPFAALADRDWVHYAPDNGLAEVLDQACARAGFQPRVAVRTEQTAAAPLLAAAGLGPALVPANVLPPGFDGLVARPDPPVRRTLTAYTRTRPDRLTTAFAELLAQEICVLPAHLRLPG
- a CDS encoding SDR family oxidoreductase, yielding MSTSPSRPLAPPSLEGRRVVVVGAGSHTGRRLAMTASAAGADLVLAGPDPRKLEWTAGELAGRGEVVPVDLADEASIAALAAAVGGFDHLVSTAAMPANGPLAELDPEAVRRAFAAKVIGPLLLAKHLAGRAADGGSFTFFSGVAAWRPAPGRTVMATTNGALAFLVQALAVEIAPVRVNAVSPGIVDTGSWDGLGAEKDAFLRGVAERNPARRVGTVDDLVQAVLFAMASPYVTGTVLHVDGGGRLV
- a CDS encoding DUF6596 domain-containing protein, which codes for MTVLDAHRTIDAVWKLEAARIVAALVRMVHDVGLAEELAQDALVAALEQWPAEGVPANPGAWLTAIAKRRAVDHLRRSQRLERKQQEIAHGLDRGQGGQEPEPQHDDVLRLMLLSCHPVLPTEARVALTLRLLGGLTAEEIGRAFLVGTATVTQRIAAAKRTLAERRVPFELPDGKELAERLSSVLEVLYLIFNEGYSATSGDDLMRPGLCHEALRLGRLLAELAPQEAEVHGLVALMEIQASRSAARTGPAGEPVQLHEQNRGRWDQLLIRRGFTAMLRARQAGGTPGPYVLQAAIAVCHAQARTAEDTDWAQIATLYRALAHLLPTPVVRLNRAVAVAMADGPQAGLGLIDGLLHDPALRDYHLLPSVRGDLLARLGRAEEARVEFLRAAALTRNAAERAFLERRAEELAGPGPSGVTLGAAVREFLARDDLDSATVRSYGQTLRRLCLTLGDLVPLASVSPEQVARVFATAWGTAAARTWNRHRAAVRSFAAWAALDAPDALDALDALDGGNDGGDGGDGGDGGDGSGLADLNDLAAGIDRRAETRTGPPAMAASQLEALCGRSDVALRERVLWRLLHESAAPVTTVLSLNVEDLDLDDRRARAGGAWVNWRSGTARLLPGLLAGRTRGPVFLADRRPGPARRPAEADLCPDTGRSRLSYGRAEYLFKQATKSLDPAGHGYTLHRLKPRG
- a CDS encoding squalene/phytoene synthase family protein; its protein translation is MPSWQNTLTAAGIAGSARRADYTAAARRVLRREQAPYLALRLLAAPPLVPYLASGLAFMNLVDDVAETGSPEQRVTGLRELTVRVEEALESGHSGDPVLRAYAHAVRARGLPTHWVSDFLAGAATAEAQFAGFGTERDYETYLDTYAWPGVTVFTGLQYRGGPDAAQAAGWRRFVDAAQRVDFLADLAGDLAAGRLCIPLERLTEHGVTRAELERGRDGAAVRALLSDQCARARAALDAAADVVELADPGLRRVGRTMTDLMAHQLTAVERAGVRALRRDVGYGLLAPLRILDRARRTR
- a CDS encoding YajQ family cyclic di-GMP-binding protein, which codes for MADSSFDIVSKVEWQEVDNAINQTSREISTRFDFKNVGAEIKRSGEKIEMKANGEERVKAILDVLKDKFIKRGLSLKAMDAGDPQLSGKEYKISVDIKEGITQDDAKKVAKIIRDEGPKGVKAQVQGDELRVSSKSRDDLQSIQALLKGKDLEFAIQFVNYR
- a CDS encoding DUF998 domain-containing protein: MTTAQFPAAASATITTRALLGCASVAAPLWATVALIQAATRDGFDLTRHPLSALANGSLGWIQISNFLLAGLLTTVGASGLRRVMRGTPGGTWVPRLVRINGLGMIAAGTFVMDPADGFPLGTPDGMPAALSWHSYGHFAAGSIAFAALIAACYVLGRHFARSGQRRNAVASRVAGSALLLGNGWAMSGGRGGSLTLAVGAIAAMLWISVVAARYRRRSR
- a CDS encoding YciI family protein gives rise to the protein MRYLMTTKPSDVAPDENLYVEMARFVEELTASGVLLATGGLEPGGIRVTSAGDEITVTDGPFAEAKEAVAGFALVEVRSKEEAVELARRFRRIVGDGESVIQQVFGP